A stretch of Apis cerana isolate GH-2021 linkage group LG1, AcerK_1.0, whole genome shotgun sequence DNA encodes these proteins:
- the LOC133666285 gene encoding probable oligoribonuclease isoform X1 produces the protein MVYNKHNCIVWIDTELTGLQIETDTILEIACLITDEDLNIVSEEFNIVINQPDLVLEHMNEWCMNFHTKSGLIQESKYSKITLKDAEEMLLNFLKKYIPSQTCPLAGNTIYMDRLFLLKYMPLVNDYLHYRIIDVSTIKELVRRWNSNQSECTPKKFLHHRALPDIKESIEELKYYKKNIFMSSI, from the exons atggtgtataataaacataattgtaTTGTATGGATAGATACAGAA TTAACTGGACTTCAAATAGAAACAGatacaattttagaaattgctTGTTTAATAACTgatgaagatttaaatatagtgagtgaagaatttaatattgtaattaatcaaCCAGATCTAGTTTTAGAACATATGAATGAATGGTGTATGAATTTTCATACGAAa tCAGGTTTAATACAAGAAtctaaatatagtaaaattactttaaaagatGCAGAAGAAatgttacttaattttttgaaaaaatatattcctagTCAAACTTGTCCTCTAGCtggtaatacaatttatatggatcgtttatttttacttaaatatatgcCATTAGTCAatgattatttacattatagaattattgatGTTAGTACAATTAAAGAATTAGTCAG aaGATGGAATTCAAATCAGAGTGAATGTAcaccaaaaaaatttttgcatcatAGAGCTCTACCTGATATTAAAGAAAgtatagaagaattaaaatattataaaaaaaatatatttatgtcttctatataa
- the LOC133666285 gene encoding probable oligoribonuclease isoform X2 translates to MVYNKHNCIVWIDTELTGLQIETDTILEIACLITDEDLNIVSEEFNIVINQPDLVLEHMNEWCMNFHTKSGLIQESKYSKITLKDAEEMLLNFLKKYIPSQTCPLAGNTIYMDRLFLLKYMPLVNDYLHYRIIDVSTIKELVRWNSNQSECTPKKFLHHRALPDIKESIEELKYYKKNIFMSSI, encoded by the exons atggtgtataataaacataattgtaTTGTATGGATAGATACAGAA TTAACTGGACTTCAAATAGAAACAGatacaattttagaaattgctTGTTTAATAACTgatgaagatttaaatatagtgagtgaagaatttaatattgtaattaatcaaCCAGATCTAGTTTTAGAACATATGAATGAATGGTGTATGAATTTTCATACGAAa tCAGGTTTAATACAAGAAtctaaatatagtaaaattactttaaaagatGCAGAAGAAatgttacttaattttttgaaaaaatatattcctagTCAAACTTGTCCTCTAGCtggtaatacaatttatatggatcgtttatttttacttaaatatatgcCATTAGTCAatgattatttacattatagaattattgatGTTAGTACAATTAAAGAATTAGTCAG ATGGAATTCAAATCAGAGTGAATGTAcaccaaaaaaatttttgcatcatAGAGCTCTACCTGATATTAAAGAAAgtatagaagaattaaaatattataaaaaaaatatatttatgtcttctatataa
- the LOC108003589 gene encoding histone H3: protein MARTKQTARKSTGGKAPRKQLATKAARKSAPATGGVKKPHRYRPGTVALREIRRYQKSTELLIRKLPFQRLVREIAQDFKTDLRFQSSAVMALQEASEAYLVGLFEDTNLCAIHAKRVTIMPKDIQLARRIRGERA, encoded by the coding sequence atggcTCGTACTAAACAAACTGCTCGTAAGTCAACTGGTGGTAAAGCACCTCGAAAGCAATTAGCAACAAAAGCTGCGCGTAAAAGTGCACCTGCAACAGGAGGAGTAAAGAAACCACATCGTTATCGTCCTGGAACTGTTGCTCTTCGTGAAATTCGAAGATATCAAAAAAGTACCGAACTTCTGATTCGTAAATTACCTTTCCAAAGACTCGTCCGTGAAATTGCGCAAGATTTTAAAACTGATCTACGTTTTCAAAGTTCAGCAGTTATGGCACTTCAAGAAGCTAGTGAAGCTTATTTAGTTGGTCTATTTGAGGATACAAATCTTTGTGCCATTCATGCTAAAAGAGTTACTATTATGCCAAAAGATATACAACTAGCACGTAGAATTCGTGGAGAAAGAGCTTAA